In a genomic window of Nostoc sp. UHCC 0870:
- the psaJ gene encoding photosystem I reaction center subunit IX has product MADKTDQSSYLIKFISTAPVAATIWLTITAGILIEFNRFFPDLLFHPLP; this is encoded by the coding sequence ATGGCAGACAAAACTGACCAAAGCAGCTATTTGATTAAGTTTATTTCCACCGCACCTGTTGCAGCTACTATCTGGCTGACAATTACAGCAGGTATTTTGATTGAATTCAATCGCTTTTTCCCTGACTTACTTTTCCACCCCCTACCATAA
- a CDS encoding photosystem I reaction center protein subunit XI: MQAVDASKNLSSDPRNREVVFPAGDPQIGNLETPVNSSPVIKWFINNLPAYRPGLTPFRRGLEVGMAHGYLLFGPFAKLGPLRNADNANLAGLLGSIGLVVILTACLSLYSNTNPDKALASVTVPKTPDAFNSKEGWNNFASAFLIGGIGGAVVAYFLTSNLAIIQGLIG, encoded by the coding sequence ATGCAAGCAGTAGACGCATCAAAAAATCTTTCCAGCGATCCGAGAAATCGGGAAGTCGTTTTTCCCGCAGGTGATCCACAAATTGGTAATCTGGAAACCCCAGTCAATTCTTCTCCTGTAATCAAGTGGTTCATTAATAACTTACCTGCTTATCGCCCAGGTCTGACCCCTTTTAGACGTGGTTTAGAAGTTGGTATGGCTCACGGCTACTTGCTGTTTGGCCCCTTCGCTAAATTAGGCCCACTGCGTAACGCGGACAATGCTAACTTAGCAGGATTGTTGGGTTCTATCGGCTTGGTTGTGATTCTTACCGCCTGCCTATCTCTGTATTCCAACACTAACCCCGACAAAGCTCTGGCTAGTGTTACCGTACCTAAGACCCCAGATGCTTTTAATTCCAAAGAAGGCTGGAATAATTTTGCCAGTGCTTTCTTAATTGGTGGTATTGGTGGTGCAGTAGTAGCTTATTTCTTGACCAGTAATTTGGCTATCATCCAAGGTCTGATAGGCTAA
- the gmk gene encoding guanylate kinase, with product MMQVLPIQSCATTEESALSGKLIVLTGPSGVGKGTLMRSLLQRHPELYYSVSATTRTPRPGEIDGKNYYFISRHKFEQLVAQGEFLESAEFAGNYYGTPRAAVLNQVQSGGLVVLEIELEGARQIRASFPEALSIFILPPSFAELEKRIRERGQDSEEAIARRLQRAHEEIQAANEFDIQIVNDDLETALNAIEAAVFGK from the coding sequence ATGATGCAAGTCTTACCCATCCAGAGTTGTGCTACTACCGAAGAAAGTGCTTTGTCAGGCAAGCTAATTGTGTTAACCGGGCCGAGTGGGGTCGGTAAAGGTACTTTAATGCGATCGCTCTTACAGCGTCATCCAGAACTTTATTACTCTGTCTCTGCGACGACTCGTACCCCGCGCCCAGGGGAGATTGATGGCAAAAATTATTATTTTATTAGCCGCCACAAGTTTGAACAGTTGGTTGCTCAAGGCGAATTCCTAGAGTCAGCAGAATTTGCTGGTAATTACTATGGCACTCCCCGCGCTGCTGTACTCAATCAAGTGCAGTCTGGAGGGTTAGTAGTGTTGGAGATTGAACTAGAAGGCGCAAGACAGATTCGTGCTTCCTTCCCGGAAGCTTTAAGTATTTTTATTTTGCCGCCTTCCTTTGCGGAACTAGAGAAACGCATTCGTGAACGCGGACAGGATTCTGAAGAGGCGATCGCCCGTCGTCTACAACGCGCCCATGAGGAAATTCAAGCGGCTAATGAATTTGATATCCAAATCGTCAATGATGATTTAGAAACTGCTCTCAATGCCATTGAAGCGGCTGTGTTTGGCAAATAA
- the remA gene encoding extracellular matrix/biofilm regulator RemA, which produces MEIQLINIGFGNIVSANRVVAIVSPESAPIKRIITDARDRGQLIDATYGRRTRAVIITDSSHVILSAIQPETVANRFVISKEHHTVEN; this is translated from the coding sequence ATGGAGATACAGTTAATTAACATTGGTTTTGGTAACATTGTCTCGGCTAACCGAGTTGTTGCCATTGTGAGTCCAGAATCTGCCCCGATTAAGCGGATTATCACTGATGCTAGGGACAGAGGTCAGCTAATTGATGCTACTTATGGTCGCCGGACTAGGGCTGTAATCATCACCGATTCCAGTCACGTAATTTTGTCGGCGATTCAACCAGAAACGGTAGCTAATCGTTTCGTGATTTCTAAGGAGCATCACACAGTAGAAAATTGA